Below is a window of Clostridiales bacterium DNA.
CTGCATCAGACCGCTGGCGCCAACTTTTGACGTTGCCTTCCTGTCGAAAGAACTTTCATTCAGCACCACCGAGGTTACAAACGCAGGATTCAGATTGTACTGCGCCGCATATTTATCGATGATCGGCCTGTAATCCCTGACAATGGGGTATGCCGCATCAATTGCCCGCTGTTCTTTCAGGTGTTTTTCTTCCTGCTGTTTCAGGTAACCGGACATCAGGCTGAATGTCGTGATGCTGATCAGCAGGAGACCGCCCAGGGCAATCAGCACATTCCGAATCCATACCGGCATCCTCCAGGCTGCTTTCCGTGCGGATGGCTTCCTCTTTGCCGCTTCAGGTCTTTTCATCACTTCGAAAGCCGGGACGTTCCTATTCTGCACTGACGAAACGGCGGGCTGCACTGACGGAGCGGCAGTCTGTGGATGCGGGGCAGGGAATCCGTATTTCTCTCCATCCAGAAGCTGATCAACCACTGCCAGCGTCTGCCGGACTGATCCCGAATTGTCAATCACATGGTCCGCCCGTGATGCTTTTTCGTCTGAAGACATGACCGACCGGATCCGGGCCATTGCTTCTTCTTCTGTAAATCCGTCCCGGGCAATCAGCCTGTCCAGCTGAACGCGAAGCGGCAGCCAGACACTCCAGACCGAACTGCACAGCCGGTCATAGCCTTTTTCAAACAGAAGCGGCATGTCCAGAAAGCACATTCCGGCTCCGGCCGATTCGTAGTATGAAAGCCGCTGTTTTGTCAGTTCCATCAGGTGGGGAGCCATGATCGCATCCAGCGCATTTCTTGCATTTTCGTCCCGAAAAACAAGCTGTCCGAGCGCCCTGCGGTTCAGATTTCCGTTGTCATTGATATACCTTACCCCGAAGGTTTCACGGATTTCCGCAAGAACCGGGCTTCCTGGTTCCGTCAGTTCTCTGGACAGCTGATCCCCGTCGATCACCGGATACCCCCGTTCCGTCAGGTAGCGGCTGATCATTGATTTTCCGCAGGCAATACTGCCCGTCAGCCCGATAATTCTCACGAAATCACCTGTTTCCTGTTATAAAACGACCCGGCATATCAATGTGCCGGGTCGATAAAAGAACATTACAGTTTAACGGAAAGCAGCTTCTTTTTCAGTTCAGCTTCCATGCTGTAGAGCGTTTTCTCCGCTTCAATCCGCTTTGCCCGGCCCTGGGACTGGATATCCATCACATCGTTGATCGTATCAATCAGATCCTGATTCGTTTTGATGAGCGTTTCGATGTCAATAATCCCGCGTTCCGCTTCCCGTGCTGTCGCAACGGTACCGATCTTCAGGGCTTCCGCATTCTTCCTGAGCAGTTCATTGGTCATATTGGTAACTGCTGTCTGTGCCTGCAGCGCCTGCTGGGAATGATGCATTCCCAGTGCAAGTACCATCTGGCTCTTCCACAGCGGAAGGGTGTTGGACAGTGTGGACTGGATTCTTTCAACCAGGAGGCTGTCATTATTCTGAAGCAGCCGGATCTGCGGCGCCATCTGGATTGAAACCTGCCGTGTCAGCTTGAGATCGTAAAGTTTCTTCTCAAAGCGGTCGCACTGAGCTGCCAGGTCATTGGCCTTCTGGGCGTCCATGGCATCCTGGCTTTGTTCGGCTTTTTCACGCAGTTCCTTCAGTTCCGTATTCCGGACCTGTTCCAGTTTCTTGTCACCGGCAATAATGTACAGGGTCAGCTGATGGAAATAATCGCTGTTCTGGTCATACAGCCGGTCAAACATCGCCACATCCTTCAGCAGCTGTGTCTGGTACGATTCGAGGGAACCTGCAATGTTTTCCACGTTGGAAGATACTTTGCTGTAACGGGCTTTCATCCGTTCAATCTTGTCCTCTCCCTTTGCGAAAAGACGTGCCAGGCCTTTCTTATCCTCGGTATCCCGTTCAAAGCCCTTCAGTTCAGACACCAGGTTCACCAGCATATTACCGAC
It encodes the following:
- a CDS encoding dephospho-CoA kinase, which translates into the protein MRIIGLTGSIACGKSMISRYLTERGYPVIDGDQLSRELTEPGSPVLAEIRETFGVRYINDNGNLNRRALGQLVFRDENARNALDAIMAPHLMELTKQRLSYYESAGAGMCFLDMPLLFEKGYDRLCSSVWSVWLPLRVQLDRLIARDGFTEEEAMARIRSVMSSDEKASRADHVIDNSGSVRQTLAVVDQLLDGEKYGFPAPHPQTAAPSVQPAVSSVQNRNVPAFEVMKRPEAAKRKPSARKAAWRMPVWIRNVLIALGGLLLISITTFSLMSGYLKQQEEKHLKEQRAIDAAYPIVRDYRPIIDKYAAQYNLNPAFVTSVVLNESSFDRKATSKVGASGLMQLMPDTAEWIAGKLKIPGYAFEMMTDPDTNIRFGCWYLNYLSRLFRGDPVCVVSAYHAGQGQVQTWLSNRSVSPDGITIPLQNLPDGPTKKYAEKVTRDYGIYQKKHYSPAADHSDSSPGTV
- a CDS encoding toxic anion resistance protein, with protein sequence MIKEETNMSEGPILQLAPAPAAPEPDAASETAESIQQTTAAQEPEALPRLDESQLTEAEKKAIDDFIQKVDVTNPDHVLLFGADAQKRIADFSQTALDAVKTQDTGEVGNMLVNLVSELKGFERDTEDKKGLARLFAKGEDKIERMKARYSKVSSNVENIAGSLESYQTQLLKDVAMFDRLYDQNSDYFHQLTLYIIAGDKKLEQVRNTELKELREKAEQSQDAMDAQKANDLAAQCDRFEKKLYDLKLTRQVSIQMAPQIRLLQNNDSLLVERIQSTLSNTLPLWKSQMVLALGMHHSQQALQAQTAVTNMTNELLRKNAEALKIGTVATAREAERGIIDIETLIKTNQDLIDTINDVMDIQSQGRAKRIEAEKTLYSMEAELKKKLLSVKL